A DNA window from Gammaproteobacteria bacterium contains the following coding sequences:
- the ispH gene encoding 4-hydroxy-3-methylbut-2-enyl diphosphate reductase (catalyzes the conversion of 1-hydroxy-2-methyl-2-(E)-butenyl 4-diphosphate into isopentenyl diphosphate (IPP) and dimethylallyl diphosphate (DMAPP); functions in the nonmevalonate isoprenoid biosynthesis pathway) → QTTLSMDDTAGVISALRERFPNIVGPKKDDICYATQNRQEAVKSLAASCDVVLVVGSPNSSNSNRLREVSERLGTPAYLIDDAGEIDRAWVEGKNRIGVSAGASAPEILVKQVVEKLQEFGAEVAQEARGKEEKVTFPLPKTLQSV, encoded by the coding sequence CACAGACGACGTTGTCAATGGATGATACCGCCGGTGTCATCTCTGCCTTGCGCGAGCGTTTCCCCAATATCGTGGGGCCGAAGAAAGACGATATTTGTTACGCCACGCAAAATCGCCAGGAAGCGGTCAAGAGTCTCGCCGCGAGTTGTGATGTAGTGCTTGTCGTCGGTAGTCCTAACAGTTCCAATTCCAATCGCTTGCGTGAGGTTTCCGAGCGACTGGGAACGCCTGCCTATCTAATAGATGATGCTGGTGAGATAGATCGCGCCTGGGTAGAGGGAAAAAATCGTATCGGTGTTAGCGCCGGTGCGTCTGCTCCCGAGATTTTGGTCAAACAGGTTGTCGAAAAACTCCAGGAGTTTGGCGCTGAAGTCGCACAGGAGGCAAGAGGCAAGGAAGAAAAGGTCACTTTCCCTTTGCCGAAAACCTTACAAAGCGTCTAA